CCCTGCTGCAGCAGCATATACAGCGACGGCCAGGAAGGCAGCAGTATAGACAACAGCTGTGTACTCGAGTGTAGAGACGCCACGTACACGCAGCCTCCTACCAAGCAGGAAGTAGGCAGTAGCAGCTACGGCAGCGGAGAATGCCATCAAGGCCCCCAGCATGGTAGCTCCAGCCCAGGGGGTAGATAGGATAGCCACGCCCGAGAAACCCAGAACAACACCTAGAACCATGCGTGGAGTAGCACTACGCTCAACCAGAGCCTCATAGGCAGCAGCGATCACCGGGTACGATACAACAATACCTGTCGAAGAAGCAACACTGGCATGGCGCAAACTCTCAAGCCACAGGGCTAGGTGGGCAGCGAGCAGAACCCCCGCTGGGAGACTACGAACGGCAACAGAGCTGCGAGGCAAACGCCCAACAATAGCAGACGCGGCAAGTGTGACAAGGCTTCCAACGAGGAGCCTCCACCAAGCAGCGGTAACACCGTCAACTCCAGCAAGTCGTGCCAAGGGGGCAGCAGTAGAGATACCAAACAATGCCACCAGCAGAGCAGCCCACGGCGCCAGCAAAACCCAGCCCAAACCCGCCTAGAAGGAATCACACAGCATTATTAGGGTATTAGCCATATACCGCATCTCCTGGATGGCTATGGAGGCTCTAAGAGGTGTTGGCGGAGCATATGGTATCAACAGTGTTGCTGAGGCATCCAAGGCTATTATAGAGAGGCGAGGCTGAATAGAGGGAAGGAAACTGGCAATCGACGAGATAGTACTCCTACTCCCTGACCTGGCTCGCAGCAAGATATGGAGCCTAGGAGAGGAGTTGTGGAGGGTCAATCCGGGGAATAGGGGATGTGAGAAGACGGGCTGCCCCAGGGATAGAGGGACGGCCTAGGGAGCGGAGCCGGCCATGAACACTACCAGTCTCCTAAGCCGTGGCGCTAGCCGTCTAAGGCTTGCAGTGCTCATCCAGTTAGCGGGGTATACGGGGCTAGTACTCGCCATCAACCTCTACAATATGCATGTTGAGGACCTGGCGAAGAAGGGCATAATTCTGATCACGGGCCAAGGCGTAGGATGGGTCTTCGCCTTCGAAACCATATCGTTCATCATCGGGCTAGCCTCATACTTTGCTAGTCCTTGACGGGTTCCGCGACCTTGAAGCATACAGGCCGGGAGTCTTCAGGGTGGGGATAGCAGCTGCATACACGCTACTCGCCTCGCTAGCAGTGACAGTCACGGGCCTAGCAGTCCTCTGGCTCTCCGAGGCCACGGGAGTGGCGGGATTTGAACATATTGGATGTTGGATAACAGCCTTCACACACATAGGCCAGCCAGCGGGAACAGCCCTAATGTATGCTGGGCTATGGAGACTTGGCAGTATAGTCCAGGTAGACGCTCTGAAGGCGGCAGCAGTGGCATGGATAACCGGTGTGACACTCACACTGCTAGACGTGGTTACCGTTGGAGCATTCCTGCTGGCAGCGGCCTACCTGCTCGCCGTGCTAGGCCTAACAATAGCGTCAAAGAGCGCCAGCATAGGCTAGTACACGGGCCCATCCAAGACCATCAGGTGAGGGGAATGAAATGCTCCAGGAGGATGAGGCTGTCGA
This DNA window, taken from Hyperthermus butylicus DSM 5456, encodes the following:
- a CDS encoding DMT family transporter; this encodes MGWVLLAPWAALLVALFGISTAAPLARLAGVDGVTAAWWRLLVGSLVTLAASAIVGRLPRSSVAVRSLPAGVLLAAHLALWLESLRHASVASSTGIVVSYPVIAAAYEALVERSATPRMVLGVVLGFSGVAILSTPWAGATMLGALMAFSAAVAATAYFLLGRRLRVRGVSTLEYTAVVYTAAFLAVAVYAAAAGVKAWSPPRGSIPYLIALGLVPMLLGHTMLNYALAFYPTAVVTSIALLEPYGASLLAWLLLDEPPPPASLPGLLLTVTGAWLTLYRTQPGSTARKLGSL